The sequence AGGTCGGGCGGGACGTCGGCGAACTGCGGGCCGTAGTGCGCCGGGTCCTTGCGCAGCAGCGAGGACCGGTGGCTGCGGTGCAGCTCCTCCCGGCCCAGCCAGGGCGGCAGTTCGCCGGCCTCGGCCAGCTCGGCCTGGGTGCGGACGGTCGTGAGCCCGCAGGCGGTGGCGAGATCGGTGGTCAGCGTGGCCGCGCAGGTGTCCGCCCGGCCCGGCTCGCACCAGACGGCGCACACGTCCAGCCCGTACCGGGTCAGCGCCTCCTCGTACCCGGCCCACATCTTCACCGCCGGATGGTTGCGCCAGCCGTAGGTCGGCCAGGTCAGCCCGCGCAGCACCTGGATGGTCTCCACCCGCTGCTTGCCCAGCCGCTTCTGGTCCAGCGTCCGGGCGCTGGCCAGGAAGTCCGGGTACGGGAGGAAGGTCTGCACGCGCTCCTCTACCCGTACCCGAGGACACCATGCGTTCACGATCACGGGGCTGCGCGTACCGCGAGCGTCTGCATACGATCCGGGCATGGCCGACCCTCTGCGCGACCGCGCGCGCCGCGCCGGCTGGCTGTTCCGGAACGGCGAGAGCCGCCCGCACTACGTGGTCTGCGGTTCCGACTCGCTGGCGTACTGGGTGGTCCGGTCGTTGCTCGCCACCGAGTCGCCGGCCGGGCGGGTCCGGGTCACCCTGGTGGTGCCCGAGCGGCGCCGCTCCGAGGGGCCGGACGGCCGGGACGTCGAGGGCGTCCAGGTGATCCTGGCCGACCGGCTCGACGAGGCCACCTTCCGCCGGGCCGGGCTCGCCGGCGCGGACGGGCTGGCCCTGCTGCACCAGGACGACGTGGGCAACATGCACGCCGCGCTCTGCGCGCAGGAGGTCGAGCCCCGGCTGCGCCTGGTGGTACGGATGTTCAACACCAGCCTCGCCAACGGCGTGCAGCAGATCTTTCCCGACTCGGCGGTGCTCTCCGACGCCTCGATCGCCGCCCCGGCGTTCGTCGCCGCGGCGCTGGGCGAGCTGGCCCCCACCTACTTCCGGCACGCCGGCCGCATCCTCTACCTGGCCCGGCGCGCCAACGTACGCTCGCGGGACGTGGTCTGTGGGCTGGCGGTAACCACCGACCCCGAGCTGGTCCGGGTGCTGCCCGCCGACGAGGCGGCGGCCGACGTGGTGCTGGCCGAGGCGACCGGGCAGCCGCCCGGCACCGAGCTGGCCGCCCGCCGGCTGGCCCGGGCCCGGCGGCGCCGGCAGCCCGTGGCGGTGCTGCTCCGCGCGCTCCGCAGCTTCTTCACCCGCAAGATCGGCGTGGCGGTGCTGGTGCTGCTCGGCGTGATCGCCGTCCTCGGCTGGCTGAACGCCCGCGCGGCCGGCGTGAACTGGTCCGACGCGCTCTACCTCACCCTGGTCGACACGCTGAGCGGCGAGGATCCAGACGTCGACAAGACGGTCGCCGCCCAGGTCATGCAGGTGGTGCTCAACCTGGCCGGGCTGGCGCTGATCCCGCTGATCACGGCCGCCGTGGTCGACGGCGTCGTGAACGCCCGGCTGGCCCTGCACAACGGCCGGATCCAACCCGACCGCTCCGGCCACGTGGTGGTCGTCGGGCTGGGCAACATCGGCACCCGGGTGATGGCCCAGCTGTACGACTTCGGGGTCGAGGTGGTCGCCATCGACCGGAACCCGGACGCCCGGGGCGCGGCGCTCGCGCACCGGCTGGGCGTACCGCTGATCGTCGGGGACGCCGGCGACGAGGAGACGCTGCGGGCCGCCTCGGTGGCGACCTGCCAGGCGCTGGTGGTGGTCTCCACCGACGACGGCGCGAACCTCCGCGCCGCGCTGAACGCCCGCAGCCTCGACCCGGACCTGCGGGTGGTGCTGCGGCTCTTCGACGGCGACTTCGCGGAGCGGATCCAGCGGGCATTTGGCATCGGCATCTCGCGCAGCGTGTCGTACCTGGCCGCGCCCGCGTTCGCGGCGGCGTTGCTGGACCGCGCGGTGATCGCCACCATCCCGGTCGGCCGGCACGCGCTGCTGGTCACCGAGGTGCCGGTGCTGGCCGGCTGCCCGCTGGACGGTCGCCCGCTCGGCGCGGTGGCCCGCCCCGGCGAGGTACGCCTGCTCGCCCACACCCGGGCCGGGCAGCGCACGGACTGGTCCGCCGACCCGCGGATGGTGATCAACGCGGGGGACCGGCTGACCGTGGTGGCCCGGCGGGCCGGGCTGACCGCCCTGCTCCGGGAGACCACCCCGCTCCCGCCCGAGCCCTCAGGTACGCCGATGCCGAGGCAGCCGGAGGAGTGAATGGCGTGGCCTCGATGAGTTCGTCCGGGTCGGTGGATCGCCTGGCTGCCGCCGGTTTCCGCAGCTACGGGGCCGAGATGAACGGCCGATCCCACTTCCGCAGCGCACCGGGTAACGGCAGCTCGTCCCAGGGCACCCGGTGCAGCAGCCGGTCCAGCAGCAGGCCGAGCAGCAGCCCGGCGACGGAGTCGGTCAGCCAGTGCCAGCCGAGGTACGTGGTCGTGCCCACCACGATCAGCGGTGGCAGCACCCGGACCACGGTGACCAGCCGGGGCGGGACGGTACGGCCGAAGGTGCGCAGCAGCGGCGCCAGGAGCAGGGCGAGCACGCCGTACCAGACGATCGCGTTGGCCACGTGCCCGGACGGGTACGACTGGGCGAAGCGTACCGGCAGGTCGTGCTGGAACAGTGGCAACGTCTGGTCGGGTGGGAGGAACGGCTCCTTGGTGCTGGCGCTGGGCGCCGGCCGCGCGGTCCACACCTTCATCGGTCCGATGGTCAGGGTTGTCAGCACGAACGCGGCCACCGGGGGCAGCACCGGGCGGACCGTGCGGAGCCGGACCGCCACCAGCACGCCCAGCCCGGCGGCGAGCAGCGTCAGCGGGGTGCCCTGACCCAGGAAGTTCAGGATCATCGCGGCCCACCGGGCGGCGGCCGGACGGTGGGCCGCGGCCCAGTCGAGGACCGCCCGGTCGAGGCCGAAGAGGTGACCGGTGGCGAGCGCCACGGTCAGGCCCACCAGGGTGGCGAGCAGCAGCCCGTCGAACCACCAGCCGGCCGGCCGGACGGGCCGGAGTCGCAGCTTCTCGCGTACTCCCGTGGTCTCCCGCACGCGACCACGCTACCGGCCGCCCACGGTGCCGGCCGGAGGCGGGCATCGGGCGGCTGTGTGCCGGCCCACGATGGGAAGCGCTCCGGCGGGGCAGCCGTCAGACTTGTCCCCGTGCGGATCACCTCGGCCCTCGTGGACCCGGCGCTGCTCGACCTGCCCTGGTCGACCCCGCTCGAGGAGTGGCCGGCCGAGCACCTGGTCGCGCTGCCGCAGGGCATCTCGCGGCACATCGTGCGCTTCGTCCGCCTCGGCGACTACGTCTACGCGGTGAAGGAGACCGGCGAGCGGGTGGCCGAGCGGGAGTACGACCTGCTCCGGGCCCTGGAGCGGATCGACTTCCCGTCGGTCGAGGCGATCGCGATCGTGGCCGACCGGCAGACCGACGACGGCGAGCCGCTGGACCCGGTGCTGATCACGCGGCACCTTCAGTTCTCGCTGCCGTACCGGGCGCTCTTCTCCCGGACGCTGCGGCCGGAGACCATGAACCGGCTGCTCGACGCGCTGGCGGTGCTGCTGGTCCGGATGCATCTGACCGGCTTCTTCTGGGGCGACTGCTCGCTCTCCAACACGCTGTTCCGCCGGGACGCCGGCGCGTTCGCCGCATACCTGGTGGACGCCGAGACCGGGGCGCTGCACCGCTCGCTCTCCAACGGCCAGCGCGGCGAGGACCTGGAGATCGCCCGGGTCAACATCTTCGGCGAGGCGCTGGACCTGCAGGCCGCCGGGCTGCTGCACGAGTCGATCGAGCCGGAGATGGTCTGCGAGGAGGTCGTGCAGCGGTACGAGCGGCTCTGGCACGAGATCACCTACGAGCAGCAGGTCGAGCGGGACGCCCGGCACGACATCGAGCGGCGGATCCGCCGCCTCAACGAGCTGGGCTTCGACGTCGCCGAGGTGGCCATGTCCACCGCCGACAACGGGCGGTACCTGGTCCGGCCGAAGGTGGTCGACGTCGGCTACCACACCCGCCGGCTGCTCCGCCTCACCGGTCTGGACGCCGAGGAGAACCAGGCCCGCAAGCTCCTCAACGACCTGGACGCGTACCGGTCGGAGAGCGATCTGACCGACGAGCAGCAGGCGGCGCACCGCTGGCTCACCGAGGTGTTCGAGCCGGTGGTCCGGGCGGTGCCGGCGCACCTGCGCAGCAAGCTGGAGCCGCAGGAGATCTTCACCCAGATCATCGAGCACAAATGGCTGCTCTCCGAGCGGGCCGGCCGGGACGTGGGCATGCGCCACGCGGTGCGGTCCTACCTGGCCGACGTGCTCGTGCACCGCCCGGACGAGCAGGCCGTGCTCGGCGTCGAGGTCCCCGCCGCCGGCTGACCGGCCGCGCCCTCTGCTTGATCCACTGGTGATGCGGCAGTTCGGGGCGCCTGGTCGTGCGGACACCCGCGCGACGCCGCATCGGTCCGGGCCCCGGGAGGCTCGGGTCGCAGCTCCAGAGGGAGCGACAAGGTGTGACTTTCCGCAGCCCGCGTCACTCCACCCAGTCGCCCCCGCGCATCACCCGGACGACGTTGAGGTCGTCGTCGAGCAGGACGAGGTCGGCCCGGAGGCCGGGCTGCAGCGCCCCGACCTGGTCACCCAGGCCGATCGCCCGGGCCGGAGTGGTGGCGATCATCCGGCAGGCGTCGGGCAGCGCGACCCCCGCCGCGACGGCGTGCCGCAGGGCGGCGTCCATGGTCAGGGTGCTGCCGGCGATGGAACCGTCTCGGCTGAGCCGGGCCACCCCGTCGGCCACGGTGACGGCCTGGCCGCCCAGCTCGTACTCGCCGTCCGGCATGCCGGCGGCGGCCATCGCGTCGGTGATCAGGGCGGCCCGCTCCGGACCGGCCACCGAGGTGGCGAAGGCCAGCATGCCGTCGTGCAGGTGCACCCCGTCGGCGACCAGCTCGCAGACCACGTTCGGCGCCTCCAGCAGGGCGATCACCGGCCCGGGCTCCCGGTGGTGCACCGGGCGCATCCCGTTGAACAGGTGGGTGGCGACGCTGGCCCCGGCCGACAGGGCGGCCCGAGTCTGCTCCCAGGTGGCGTCGGTGTGCCCGACCGCCGCCACCACGCCGCGCGAGACGAGCAGCTTGATCGCGTCCAGCGCGCCGTCCCGCTCCGGGGCCAGGGTGACCATCCGGACCGCGCCGCCGCCCAGCTCGATCAGCTCGGTCAGCTCGTCGGCCGACGGGTCGCGGAGGAACTCCGGGTTCTGCGCGCCGCAGCGGGCCGCCGAGAGGTACGGCCCCTCGAAGTGGACGCCGGCCAGCACGCCGGACTCGACGAGCGGCCGGAAGGCCGCGGTGGCGTCCCGCATCAGCGGGAACGGCGAGCTGACCAGGCTGGCCAGCAGGGTGGTGGTGCCGTGCCGCAGGTGGAACGCGGCCGCCTCGCGGGCCGACTCGGCGTCCCCGGTGGTGAAGGTGTGCCCGCCCCCGCCGTGAGTGTGCATGTCCACGAAGCCCGGCACGATCCACTGCCCGTCGTGCACCGACGGATACTCGGCGACGGCACTGATCCGGTCGGCCCGGATCTCCACGCAGCCCTGCCGGATCACGCCGGTCGGGGTCACCACCTTGCCGGTCACGCGCACGGTCATCGGCTCTCCTTCTCGAAGGTGTCCAGGGCGAGCAGGGCTGCGCCGAGGCAGCCGGCCTCGTCGCCGAGGGCCGCCGCCACCAGGCGCGGCTCCCGGTGGAAGGTCAGCCGTTCGCGTAGCGCCACGCGCAGCGGGTCGAACAGTTGGGCGCCGGCCTGGGCCAGCCCACCGCCGAGCACGATCGTCGCCACGTCGAAGAGCGCCTGACCGGTGGCCAACCCGTCGGCGAGCGCCTCGACCGCCTCCCGCCAGACCCGGTCGGCGAGCGGCTCGCCGGCCGCTGCCCGGTCCGCCACCTCGGCGGCGGTCGCCGGGGCGCCGGCCAGCTCGGCGTACCGGCGGCCGATCGCCGAGGCGGAGGCGACCGCCTCCAGGCAGCCGGGGCGGCCGCAGCCGCAGCGCGGGCCGCCGGGGCGTACCAGGATGTGGCCGATCTCGCCGGCGGCGCCGTGCGCGCCGGCAGCGGCCGACCCGTCGACCACGTG comes from Micromonospora viridifaciens and encodes:
- a CDS encoding potassium channel protein — encoded protein: MADPLRDRARRAGWLFRNGESRPHYVVCGSDSLAYWVVRSLLATESPAGRVRVTLVVPERRRSEGPDGRDVEGVQVILADRLDEATFRRAGLAGADGLALLHQDDVGNMHAALCAQEVEPRLRLVVRMFNTSLANGVQQIFPDSAVLSDASIAAPAFVAAALGELAPTYFRHAGRILYLARRANVRSRDVVCGLAVTTDPELVRVLPADEAAADVVLAEATGQPPGTELAARRLARARRRRQPVAVLLRALRSFFTRKIGVAVLVLLGVIAVLGWLNARAAGVNWSDALYLTLVDTLSGEDPDVDKTVAAQVMQVVLNLAGLALIPLITAAVVDGVVNARLALHNGRIQPDRSGHVVVVGLGNIGTRVMAQLYDFGVEVVAIDRNPDARGAALAHRLGVPLIVGDAGDEETLRAASVATCQALVVVSTDDGANLRAALNARSLDPDLRVVLRLFDGDFAERIQRAFGIGISRSVSYLAAPAFAAALLDRAVIATIPVGRHALLVTEVPVLAGCPLDGRPLGAVARPGEVRLLAHTRAGQRTDWSADPRMVINAGDRLTVVARRAGLTALLRETTPLPPEPSGTPMPRQPEE
- a CDS encoding ROK family protein, which gives rise to MTSGDEVVVALDVGGTAMKCALVRPDGTTVYAERHATEAARGPEPVVGTILDVAEGLVGRARAAGLTPVACGIAVPGVVDEARGVAVWSANVGFRDVPLRELARRRLGLPTALGHDVRAGGLAEARLGAGRDGGHVLFVAIGTGIAAVHVVDGSAAAGAHGAAGEIGHILVRPGGPRCGCGRPGCLEAVASASAIGRRYAELAGAPATAAEVADRAAAGEPLADRVWREAVEALADGLATGQALFDVATIVLGGGLAQAGAQLFDPLRVALRERLTFHREPRLVAAALGDEAGCLGAALLALDTFEKESR
- the nagA gene encoding N-acetylglucosamine-6-phosphate deacetylase gives rise to the protein MTVRVTGKVVTPTGVIRQGCVEIRADRISAVAEYPSVHDGQWIVPGFVDMHTHGGGGHTFTTGDAESAREAAAFHLRHGTTTLLASLVSSPFPLMRDATAAFRPLVESGVLAGVHFEGPYLSAARCGAQNPEFLRDPSADELTELIELGGGAVRMVTLAPERDGALDAIKLLVSRGVVAAVGHTDATWEQTRAALSAGASVATHLFNGMRPVHHREPGPVIALLEAPNVVCELVADGVHLHDGMLAFATSVAGPERAALITDAMAAAGMPDGEYELGGQAVTVADGVARLSRDGSIAGSTLTMDAALRHAVAAGVALPDACRMIATTPARAIGLGDQVGALQPGLRADLVLLDDDLNVVRVMRGGDWVE
- a CDS encoding MSMEG_6728 family protein is translated as MQTFLPYPDFLASARTLDQKRLGKQRVETIQVLRGLTWPTYGWRNHPAVKMWAGYEEALTRYGLDVCAVWCEPGRADTCAATLTTDLATACGLTTVRTQAELAEAGELPPWLGREELHRSHRSSLLRKDPAHYGPQFADVPPDLEYVWPTSDRPRRCLP
- a CDS encoding DUF4032 domain-containing protein, translated to MRITSALVDPALLDLPWSTPLEEWPAEHLVALPQGISRHIVRFVRLGDYVYAVKETGERVAEREYDLLRALERIDFPSVEAIAIVADRQTDDGEPLDPVLITRHLQFSLPYRALFSRTLRPETMNRLLDALAVLLVRMHLTGFFWGDCSLSNTLFRRDAGAFAAYLVDAETGALHRSLSNGQRGEDLEIARVNIFGEALDLQAAGLLHESIEPEMVCEEVVQRYERLWHEITYEQQVERDARHDIERRIRRLNELGFDVAEVAMSTADNGRYLVRPKVVDVGYHTRRLLRLTGLDAEENQARKLLNDLDAYRSESDLTDEQQAAHRWLTEVFEPVVRAVPAHLRSKLEPQEIFTQIIEHKWLLSERAGRDVGMRHAVRSYLADVLVHRPDEQAVLGVEVPAAG
- a CDS encoding phosphatase PAP2 family protein, with product MRLRPVRPAGWWFDGLLLATLVGLTVALATGHLFGLDRAVLDWAAAHRPAAARWAAMILNFLGQGTPLTLLAAGLGVLVAVRLRTVRPVLPPVAAFVLTTLTIGPMKVWTARPAPSASTKEPFLPPDQTLPLFQHDLPVRFAQSYPSGHVANAIVWYGVLALLLAPLLRTFGRTVPPRLVTVVRVLPPLIVVGTTTYLGWHWLTDSVAGLLLGLLLDRLLHRVPWDELPLPGALRKWDRPFISAP